One window of Nitrosophilus labii genomic DNA carries:
- a CDS encoding TraU family protein, protein MKKGFAVLFFTLMLLWPSGKAEAVCKANPAQLVTIMTSTCYSCMLPLRIAGITILQGPMPDPMGSVGSPICICNMPPPLFVRIGIPVSFFEPSRLIDVVKDPYCFAGLGFGLGLNPMQGGTKGDAISKSRTFFQAHYYIFPLYAILELMTDFICLETTGFDVAYITEVDPLWNDDMLSAIINPEALLFGNPITNMACIADSVAAQINAPLDPLFWCKGSWGNAYPLTGNTNTKDYVEDSASVAASIIYKLHRQLILWGSWGQLGLCGYYPAPIWRKSAYRMQIMAPIPHPIATGIGQSGLLWSYGKNIPFVGDNFNYLLFKKRECCAF, encoded by the coding sequence ATGAAAAAAGGATTTGCAGTTCTTTTTTTTACATTAATGCTACTGTGGCCATCTGGTAAAGCTGAAGCAGTATGTAAAGCTAATCCGGCTCAACTTGTTACTATTATGACAAGCACCTGTTATTCTTGTATGTTACCGCTTAGAATTGCTGGAATTACAATATTACAAGGGCCTATGCCAGATCCAATGGGTAGTGTCGGCTCTCCAATATGTATATGCAATATGCCGCCCCCACTTTTTGTAAGAATTGGTATCCCTGTAAGTTTCTTTGAACCGAGTCGTTTGATCGATGTCGTAAAAGATCCATACTGTTTTGCTGGTTTGGGTTTTGGACTTGGTTTAAATCCTATGCAAGGAGGAACCAAGGGTGATGCAATAAGCAAAAGCAGAACATTTTTTCAAGCACACTATTACATTTTTCCTCTTTATGCAATACTTGAGCTTATGACAGATTTTATATGTCTTGAAACTACTGGTTTTGATGTAGCGTACATAACAGAAGTAGATCCATTATGGAACGATGATATGTTAAGTGCAATTATAAATCCAGAAGCATTGTTATTTGGAAATCCTATTACAAATATGGCTTGTATTGCCGATAGCGTAGCAGCACAGATAAACGCACCGCTTGATCCTCTGTTTTGGTGCAAAGGGAGCTGGGGAAATGCTTATCCGCTTACCGGAAACACAAATACTAAAGACTATGTAGAGGATAGTGCAAGTGTGGCTGCATCTATAATTTATAAACTTCATAGACAACTGATTCTTTGGGGTAGTTGGGGTCAGCTTGGATTGTGTGGATATTATCCGGCTCCAATATGGAGAAAGTCAGCCTACCGTATGCAAATCATGGCACCAATACCACATCCAATAGCCACCGGAATAGGGCAAAGTGGGCTTTTGTGGAGCTATGGGAAAAATATTCCTTTTGTTGGAGATAACTTTAATTATTTACTATTCAAAAAAAGGGAGTGTTGTGCATTCTAA
- a CDS encoding DnaB-like helicase N-terminal domain-containing protein, giving the protein MSKLYNINIERAILSSFVFDPQLFEKYGPQLKPDHFFHPFHQSLFEAIVYLFENDKPIDEEFLKDYLEKHNRFNEIEFLEVLAANPLSNLVVYIEELKEKARKRKLFYEVKSILQAAEIEDKSSYEIKSNLISFIEEYDNKTLNETRIINIHKVNEIEEKEPEFWLKSWLPIPKNAITFISARGGSGKSFLLLQILIRFCMENPNLKAFGWLSEDTVGISKSRMNKIVNKIISLKNPEKIFDRISIAGTDTMPIYIAETNNAGVLKVSEYFYQMKKELSEFDLIIFDPLIAFYGGEENSNTNARYFMNLLNTWAIKENKTIVLSHHSRKEDNKVRGAGAFVDAVRLHYELKNIDKKSKNPDTFKTIFVEKDNWGVKIILGGDKVERQIFPQSAKNTTNRKEGIGKTTLYDDF; this is encoded by the coding sequence ATGAGTAAGCTTTATAATATTAATATTGAAAGAGCAATATTAAGTTCATTTGTGTTTGACCCTCAACTATTTGAAAAATATGGACCACAATTAAAACCAGACCATTTTTTTCATCCTTTCCATCAAAGTTTATTCGAAGCGATCGTATATTTATTTGAGAACGATAAACCAATTGATGAGGAGTTTTTAAAGGATTATCTTGAAAAGCATAACAGATTCAATGAAATAGAATTTCTTGAGGTTTTGGCTGCAAATCCATTGTCAAATTTAGTTGTATACATAGAAGAATTAAAAGAGAAGGCAAGAAAAAGAAAACTATTTTATGAAGTAAAGAGTATCTTACAAGCGGCAGAGATCGAAGATAAAAGTTCATATGAAATCAAAAGTAACCTGATATCTTTTATCGAAGAATATGATAATAAAACACTTAATGAAACAAGAATAATTAACATACATAAAGTGAACGAAATAGAGGAAAAGGAGCCGGAATTTTGGTTAAAAAGCTGGTTGCCAATTCCTAAAAACGCAATAACATTCATCTCGGCAAGAGGCGGATCAGGTAAAAGTTTTCTTTTATTGCAAATCCTAATCAGGTTTTGCATGGAAAATCCAAATTTAAAAGCCTTTGGATGGCTAAGTGAAGATACCGTTGGTATTTCAAAATCAAGAATGAATAAAATTGTAAATAAAATTATTTCCCTTAAAAACCCGGAAAAAATTTTTGATAGAATTAGTATTGCAGGTACGGACACAATGCCTATTTATATTGCTGAAACTAATAATGCTGGAGTTTTAAAGGTAAGCGAATATTTTTACCAAATGAAAAAAGAATTAAGCGAGTTCGATCTTATTATATTTGATCCCCTTATTGCTTTTTATGGGGGAGAGGAAAATTCTAATACAAATGCTCGATATTTTATGAATTTACTAAACACTTGGGCAATAAAGGAGAATAAAACGATAGTTTTATCTCATCATAGCAGAAAAGAAGATAATAAGGTAAGGGGTGCAGGAGCTTTTGTAGATGCAGTGAGATTACATTATGAATTAAAAAATATAGATAAAAAATCAAAAAATCCTGATACATTTAAAACTATATTTGTAGAAAAGGATAATTGGGGAGTTAAAATTATCTTGGGTGGAGATAAAGTAGAGAGACAAATATTCCCTCAATCTGCGAAAAATACAACAAACAGGAAAGAGGGAATTGGTAAAACAACATTATATGATGACTTTTAA
- a CDS encoding thermonuclease family protein, which yields MFKKIMVYLSIITFGFADIGILEKVVDGDTLKLYSEGKRIVCRIAFIDTPESKLNKKAKRDASKCKGITASSMVEAGKIATGFAKKIFKKGKKYSFKITGQDRYGRFICIVDTPYGIYNELAVESGYAVPYWRYIKNYSIERKFRILLKDAKQHRRGLWSSALGIKVMQCLEER from the coding sequence ATGTTTAAGAAAATTATGGTTTATTTAAGTATTATAACTTTTGGATTTGCAGATATAGGTATTTTGGAGAAAGTAGTAGATGGTGATACACTTAAACTATACAGCGAAGGAAAAAGAATAGTTTGTAGAATAGCTTTTATAGACACACCAGAGAGTAAGCTCAATAAAAAAGCTAAAAGAGATGCGAGTAAGTGTAAGGGCATTACCGCAAGCTCTATGGTTGAAGCTGGTAAGATTGCAACTGGTTTCGCAAAAAAGATTTTTAAAAAAGGTAAAAAGTATAGTTTTAAAATTACAGGACAAGATCGTTATGGGCGATTTATATGTATTGTAGATACTCCTTATGGGATATACAATGAACTGGCAGTAGAGAGCGGATATGCTGTTCCTTACTGGAGATACATAAAAAATTATTCCATAGAAAGAAAATTTAGAATTTTGTTAAAAGATGCAAAACAACACAGAAGAGGTTTGTGGAGTAGTGCTTTGGGAATAAAGGTTATGCAGTGTCTTGAGGAGAGGTGA
- a CDS encoding helix-turn-helix domain-containing protein, which yields MNPKNKIFGQRLRAIRKELGLSQEEFVEILSKVHPISQRSLSAIEIGERRLCLDLADDICEVFKINLEWIRTGKGEKFTSPQDTA from the coding sequence ATGAATCCAAAAAACAAAATATTTGGGCAACGATTAAGAGCAATAAGAAAGGAGCTTGGATTATCACAAGAAGAATTTGTTGAAATTTTAAGCAAAGTACATCCTATATCTCAAAGATCTTTGTCTGCAATTGAAATCGGGGAAAGAAGATTATGCCTTGATTTGGCCGATGATATATGTGAAGTATTTAAAATCAATTTAGAATGGATAAGAACCGGTAAAGGAGAGAAATTCACCTCTCCTCAAGACACTGCATAA
- a CDS encoding TrbC family F-type conjugative pilus assembly protein: MKWLMITLTCIMLIASEDINKTELFMKKYLSKQRMETVRIDPEELRKNSLDLNLTQFKKLKDMNASEIKRKYNISFGKSNAAEEYAKEVNNYVKSKKFQKGVVANQNYILYDKSIDWSKYAGKYSVQTKEIMEQLAKDNSPLLSTNKYLEPNEKIFIVISSSLPDATIKNYFKMLEPVNTDVTFVLRGVIGSPKKIMPTINYINKLLIKDENGDKSDIKNRYQFNIEINPKITRRFDVEAVPAVLFIKNYNPVVQQYKSTIGSPDPDELYWIAYGEASVNYTLKKINEKAKSKGIERLLKAMNKSFYK; the protein is encoded by the coding sequence ATGAAATGGTTGATGATAACACTTACCTGCATAATGTTAATTGCAAGTGAAGATATCAATAAAACAGAACTGTTCATGAAAAAATATTTGAGCAAACAGAGGATGGAAACGGTTAGAATTGACCCTGAAGAGTTGCGGAAAAACAGTTTAGATCTCAATTTGACACAATTCAAAAAACTTAAAGATATGAATGCAAGTGAGATAAAAAGAAAATACAACATAAGTTTTGGAAAAAGTAATGCAGCAGAAGAATATGCAAAAGAAGTTAATAATTATGTAAAATCTAAAAAATTTCAAAAAGGTGTAGTTGCGAATCAAAACTACATCTTGTATGATAAATCAATTGACTGGAGTAAATATGCGGGAAAATATAGTGTTCAAACCAAAGAAATTATGGAACAGCTCGCAAAAGACAACAGTCCTCTTTTATCAACCAATAAGTATTTAGAGCCAAACGAAAAAATATTCATTGTAATAAGTTCATCACTACCGGACGCAACAATTAAAAACTATTTTAAGATGCTTGAACCGGTAAATACCGATGTAACTTTTGTATTAAGAGGTGTTATTGGTTCTCCTAAAAAAATAATGCCTACAATAAATTATATAAACAAGCTTTTGATAAAAGATGAAAACGGCGATAAGAGTGATATAAAGAACAGATACCAATTCAATATCGAAATCAATCCAAAAATAACAAGGAGGTTTGATGTAGAAGCGGTACCAGCGGTTTTGTTTATTAAAAATTACAATCCGGTTGTTCAGCAGTATAAATCCACAATAGGTAGTCCGGATCCTGATGAGCTATATTGGATAGCATATGGTGAAGCAAGCGTGAACTATACCCTTAAAAAGATAAATGAGAAAGCAAAAAGCAAGGGAATAGAAAGATTATTAAAAGCTATGAATAAATCATTTTATAAATAA
- the traF gene encoding conjugal transfer protein TraF, with translation MKFFKYMVFCMIVVNTFASNDFFSKGKEGWFYYKEEKIENKNDENKTVSDEEFIKTIPYDRLDDMTADEFGELLEKTKKIAVMKPTKENVRAVMRLKKYMLDKAEKFTKVQYVLMLEEPELEYPEIGKDKFARSTQFLEKEKEKKEFFKKHKEDLAFVMFYKSENELAFKRQKIIYQMLERDYGVETEFVNLQERPELVSKFKIKTTPDNFFIYKNSRGEAIWMRIKAGLATKEELVKNTMFLFENAIKESDK, from the coding sequence ATGAAGTTCTTTAAATATATGGTTTTTTGTATGATAGTAGTTAATACTTTTGCATCTAACGATTTTTTTTCTAAAGGCAAAGAGGGTTGGTTTTATTATAAAGAGGAAAAAATAGAAAATAAAAATGATGAAAATAAAACAGTGTCTGATGAAGAGTTTATTAAAACGATACCATATGATCGGCTCGATGATATGACAGCAGATGAATTTGGAGAACTTTTAGAAAAAACAAAAAAGATTGCAGTAATGAAACCTACAAAAGAAAATGTCAGAGCCGTAATGCGATTAAAAAAGTACATGCTCGACAAAGCAGAAAAGTTCACAAAAGTACAATATGTGCTCATGCTTGAAGAACCAGAACTTGAATACCCAGAGATTGGTAAAGATAAATTCGCAAGAAGTACACAATTCTTAGAGAAAGAAAAAGAGAAGAAAGAGTTTTTTAAAAAACATAAAGAGGATCTTGCATTTGTAATGTTCTACAAATCGGAAAATGAACTTGCATTCAAGAGACAAAAAATTATCTATCAAATGCTTGAAAGAGATTATGGTGTAGAGACTGAGTTTGTAAACTTACAGGAGAGGCCTGAGCTTGTGTCGAAATTTAAAATCAAAACGACACCTGATAACTTTTTTATCTATAAAAACAGTAGAGGTGAAGCTATTTGGATGAGAATAAAGGCAGGACTTGCTACGAAAGAGGAGCTTGTCAAAAATACGATGTTCCTTTTTGAAAATGCGATTAAAGAGAGTGATAAATGA
- a CDS encoding chromosome segregation protein ParM: protein MRKLVLLIFLAGLIFAKEANIFYLGKTYDFAEEDLLIAIKKYIEDNKEYLESKLNKMRDTAKNRIKNYKPEGIKPLTPAKKNRVFYPDLTYTLDRDITDAEGKIIYPKGFTFNPLKYAHLSYGIVVINGKNPTEVEWFKNSKYANTIAYRLLITDGNYYKLTKELNQNVYYCMPQIQERFQLKHTPSIIIQKGDKMEVREICLGSNKEN from the coding sequence ATGAGAAAACTTGTATTGTTGATATTTTTAGCTGGACTAATTTTTGCCAAAGAGGCAAACATTTTTTATTTAGGAAAAACATATGATTTTGCAGAAGAAGATCTTTTGATAGCAATTAAAAAATATATCGAAGATAACAAAGAATACCTTGAATCTAAACTTAACAAAATGCGTGATACTGCAAAAAATAGAATAAAAAACTACAAACCTGAAGGAATTAAACCTTTAACTCCGGCCAAAAAGAATAGAGTGTTTTATCCAGATCTCACTTATACACTTGATAGAGATATTACAGATGCCGAGGGCAAGATTATCTATCCAAAAGGTTTTACGTTCAATCCCCTCAAATATGCACATTTGAGTTATGGAATAGTAGTTATTAATGGCAAAAATCCTACGGAAGTAGAATGGTTTAAGAACAGCAAATATGCAAATACAATAGCGTATAGACTGCTGATAACAGATGGCAATTATTATAAATTAACAAAAGAATTGAACCAAAATGTATACTATTGTATGCCACAAATACAAGAAAGATTTCAATTAAAACATACACCGAGTATCATAATCCAAAAAGGCGATAAGATGGAAGTAAGAGAGATATGTCTTGGAAGCAACAAGGAGAATTGA
- a CDS encoding EAL domain-containing protein: MHSNCLKDKVNNNFNKIFLSNLILIDYHLQPIFQNGYNKKIRSYEVLSRVFQNGNIQSITPDIASKFTKELLLFVKNILHDQSIKSSGISINLSQDELTEENSDYICSYFNAAEAKLITIEITEDVLICENKGNLLLNLKRKGFSIALDDFCSEKSVRDLVCDYDFIDTIKFDGVFMQSIKKGKTAIIDALKHLNSFAKSLKKKTVIEHIENKELYSIAKTIEADYLQGYYLGRPLPVHSYIREVE; the protein is encoded by the coding sequence GTGCATTCTAATTGTTTAAAAGATAAAGTAAACAACAACTTCAATAAAATATTTTTAAGCAATTTGATTTTAATTGATTATCATTTGCAGCCTATATTCCAAAATGGATATAACAAAAAAATCAGGTCCTATGAAGTTTTAAGCAGAGTATTTCAAAATGGTAATATACAATCTATCACACCAGATATTGCAAGTAAATTCACTAAAGAGTTATTGTTGTTTGTTAAAAACATTCTCCATGATCAAAGTATAAAAAGTAGTGGAATATCGATTAATTTGTCACAAGATGAACTTACAGAGGAAAATTCTGATTATATTTGCAGTTATTTTAATGCTGCTGAGGCCAAATTGATAACAATTGAAATTACTGAAGATGTTCTGATTTGCGAGAATAAAGGAAACCTACTTTTGAATCTAAAAAGAAAAGGTTTTAGTATAGCACTTGATGATTTTTGTTCGGAGAAATCGGTAAGAGATCTTGTTTGTGATTACGATTTTATTGATACAATCAAGTTTGATGGTGTTTTTATGCAAAGTATCAAAAAGGGGAAAACGGCAATTATAGATGCACTTAAACATCTTAATTCTTTTGCAAAATCGTTGAAAAAAAAGACTGTTATAGAACATATTGAAAACAAAGAGCTGTATTCTATTGCTAAAACAATAGAAGCGGACTATCTGCAAGGTTACTACCTCGGTAGACCATTACCAGTACACTCTTACATAAGGGAAGTTGAATGA